One Campylobacter sputorum genomic window, TTAAAAAAGATTTAAGAAAATACATCATAAAAAATTTACTTACAATAGCTGGTGAAAAAAGATCAAATGCCGGTTTTGATGAATTTGTAGAAAACCATTCAAGACATGCAAGAAACGAGCATTTTGCATCTGTTGGAGCAGTTGTTTTTCCAATGCTTGGAATTCTTGGGACATTTCTTAGTATTGCTATTTCTATGCCAAAATTTGAAACTGAGAATTTTGGTAATTTAGAAATAGAAATCTCAGGGCTTCTTAGTGGTGTTGGAACTGCATTTTATATATCTATTTATGGTATTTTCCTTGCATTATGGTGGTTGTTTTTTGAAAAATATGGTATGAGTAGATTTGAGAAAATTATAAATAGACTTAGAAATGATACAAGCGGATTTTTTTGGACAAAAGAAGATATAGAACAGAGATATCTAAGTGAGAGTTTAAAACATTTTGATAAAATAGGCGTTATTTTCGGTTATGTTGCAAATCAAGAGTTTTTTAATGAATTAAATAATTCTGTTGAGAAAAAATTTGAAACATTTAAAAATATTCTTCTTACAGAAGAAAAAGCAGTCAAACTTAGCTCAGAACATATAAAACATACTTCAGATATGCTTCTTCGCTCGCAAAGAGATCAAAAAGATATAGTAAAAGTTCATGCAGAAATGTTAAACATACTTCATGCATTTAGTTCAAATCTTAAAGAATTGCAACTTGATTTTTCTAAACAATATACTAGATTGCACGATCTTTCTGAAGATAGATTGAGTAAGATAGAAAAAATAATATCTACTTTTGAAGAAAATATTTATAAATTTAATCTTTCATTAAGTAAATTTAGTGAAAATATTTTAGATAAGCAAAAGATATCTATGGAAGGTTTTCAAAAGAGCATTTTTGAGGGAATGAAATCTTTTAAAGAGGTTTTTGAAAAAGAAAATTCTGATATTTATGATACAAATAGCGAAGAGATGATTGGTGAATATAAGAAAAATGTTGATAAATTAGATGAAGAGGTTAATAAAGTTTTAGATAAAATTAATAAATTAGATGAAGATATGTCCCAAGAAAGTAGTAAATGAAAGTAAAAAACTCTCATAACGATACAAATAGTAATTTTTGGATAGCTTATGCTGATTTGATGGCTGGATTACTTTTTGTATTTATTCTTGTTTTGGGAGCTATTTTTATTAGATATTTCTTTGCAAAACACGATTTAAGTATCCTTAAACAAAATTTAATTTTAAAAGAACAAAATTTAGAACTTAGCAATAAAGAACTTGAAAAAAAACAGAAAATTCTTAGCGATGTATTGCAAAATTTAAATGCAGCACAAGACCAAAACAAACAACTAGAAATTTTAAACGAGTGGATTAGTGCAAGACTTATTGATTTAGAATCAAATGCTACCAAACTTGAAAGCTCAAATTTGACATTCAAGCAAGAATTACAAGATGCAAACCTAACGCTTAATGATCTTAACTCAACTGTAATTATGCTTCAAAATGAGATTTTAAATTTACAAAGTGTTATTGCTGATAAAGATATTAAATATAATGAACTTTATAGCGATTTTAATGTTACAAAACAAAAAGTAAAAAGTTTAAGTGGCATAAGAGTAAAAGTTATAGAAACTTTGCAAAAAGAGCTTGGAAATGACATTAAAATAGACAAAAATAGTGGAGCTATATCTCTTCTTTCATCAGTACTTTTTGATGTGGTTTCATGGAATCTTAAAGAAGATTCAAAAGAGTATTTAAAAAATACATTGCAAAAATATCTTAATGTTTTACTTAGCGATGAAATTCGTCCAAATATCGATCAAATTATGATAGAAGGGCATACAGATAGTGATGGCGGCTATCTTTACAATCTTGATTTATCTCAAAAAAGAGCTTATGAGGTTATGAAATTTATATACACTTGGAATAATGACAAAAATTTACAAAAATATCTTGTAGCAAGCGGAAGAAGTTTTTTGGATACAATTAAAAAAGATGGAATAGAAGATAAAGTTGCATCAAGAAGAATAGAAATAAAATTTTCCATCTCAAACAAAGAAGCTATGGAAGAGATAGAGAAATTTCTGGAGCTTAAAAATAACTAGAATTGATAAAATTTCTTTTAGAAATGTTAATTTTTTCATTTTAAGAGATGATTTAATTGACGGTGATTTTAATGGAAATAAAGCTAGAAAG contains:
- a CDS encoding MotA/TolQ/ExbB proton channel family protein, encoding MDLKNDAFSELNLSEIQASQTRLVYFKIIVLPTIFYIVFLLGYFKYINFEVGLHTVIMMGVIYIVSLIFARHSAELGCSIFEHQLDEFKKDLRKYIIKNLLTIAGEKRSNAGFDEFVENHSRHARNEHFASVGAVVFPMLGILGTFLSIAISMPKFETENFGNLEIEISGLLSGVGTAFYISIYGIFLALWWLFFEKYGMSRFEKIINRLRNDTSGFFWTKEDIEQRYLSESLKHFDKIGVIFGYVANQEFFNELNNSVEKKFETFKNILLTEEKAVKLSSEHIKHTSDMLLRSQRDQKDIVKVHAEMLNILHAFSSNLKELQLDFSKQYTRLHDLSEDRLSKIEKIISTFEENIYKFNLSLSKFSENILDKQKISMEGFQKSIFEGMKSFKEVFEKENSDIYDTNSEEMIGEYKKNVDKLDEEVNKVLDKINKLDEDMSQESSK
- a CDS encoding OmpA family protein, producing the protein MKVKNSHNDTNSNFWIAYADLMAGLLFVFILVLGAIFIRYFFAKHDLSILKQNLILKEQNLELSNKELEKKQKILSDVLQNLNAAQDQNKQLEILNEWISARLIDLESNATKLESSNLTFKQELQDANLTLNDLNSTVIMLQNEILNLQSVIADKDIKYNELYSDFNVTKQKVKSLSGIRVKVIETLQKELGNDIKIDKNSGAISLLSSVLFDVVSWNLKEDSKEYLKNTLQKYLNVLLSDEIRPNIDQIMIEGHTDSDGGYLYNLDLSQKRAYEVMKFIYTWNNDKNLQKYLVASGRSFLDTIKKDGIEDKVASRRIEIKFSISNKEAMEEIEKFLELKNN